In Monodelphis domestica isolate mMonDom1 chromosome 4, mMonDom1.pri, whole genome shotgun sequence, one DNA window encodes the following:
- the LOC100017770 gene encoding olfactory receptor 52A1-like: MIKMHNTSSLDPPMVTLIGIPGLEHVQFWIGFPFCALCMVAFVGNVLLLVIIPSESSLHQPMYVFLAVLAANDLGLCASIAPKMLAIFWFSACTMTFDACLTQLFFIHALQGMESGILLAMAFDRYVAICNPLRHSTILTPSVMGQLVGMVAARAVVLVSVVPILLKRLHFFHSTVVAHSYCEHMAVVKLAAVDTRINKAFGLFVAFSILGFDMIFVLVSYMLILQAIFRLPQKEARIKAFNTCTAHIFVFLEFYVLAFFSFFSHRFGHVAPYVHILLSTIYLLVPPALNPIVYGVKTKEIRVRVVRIFVPKYSSIK; the protein is encoded by the coding sequence ATGATAAAGATGCACAACACCTCATCTCTGGACCCTCCAATGGTAACCCTGATTGGAATTCCTGGTTTGGAGCATGTACAGTTCTGGATTGGGTTCCCCTTTTGTGCCTTGTGCATGGTGGCATTTGTGGGGAAtgtcctcctgttagtaattatcCCCTCAGAGAGCAGCCTCCACCAGCCTATGTATGTCTTCTTGGCTGTGCTAGCTGCCAATGACTTGGGTCTCTGTGCTTCCATAGCCCCCAAGATGCTTGCCATTTTCTGGTTCAGTGCTTGTACCATGACATTTGATGCTTGTCTTACACAGCTGTTCTTTATTCATGCCCTACAGGGCATGGAATCAGGTATCCTGCTAGCCATGGCCTTTGACCGCTATGTGGCCATATGTAACCCCCTCCGTCACTCAACAATCCTCACACCATCTGTTATGGGTCAGTTGGTTGGCATGGTGGCAGCCAGGGCCGTAGTTTTGGTGAGCGTGGTGCCTATATTGCTCAAACGCTTGCACTTCTTCCATTCCACTGTTGTAGCTCATTCATACTGTGAGCACATGGCTGTGGTCAAACTAGCTGCTGTGGATACCCGGATTAATAAGGCCTTTGGTCTGTTTGTGGCTTTTTCTATCTTGGGTTTTGATATGATCTTTGTCCTTGTCTCTTATATGCTCATTCTCCAAGCCATCTTCCGCCTTCCCCAAAAAGAGGCAAGGATCAAAGCATTCAATACCTGTACAGCTCacatatttgttttccttgagTTCTATGTTcttgcctttttctctttctttagccACAGATTTGGACATGTAGCACCATATGTGCACATACTTTTGTCTACTATATACCTTCTTGTTCCTCCAGCACTTAATCCCATTGTCTACGGTGTGAAAACTAAGGAGATTCGAGTTCGGGTGGTAAGAATATTTGTCCCAAAATATTCTTccatcaaatga
- the LOC100020819 gene encoding olfactory receptor 52M1-like, whose translation MILANASQFSPSTFFLMGIPGLEHLHTWIGIPFCSMYIVAVAGNMTILAVVRAEQSLHEPMFLFLCMLSVTDLVLSTSTMPRMLCLFWFGYHEIAFDACLTQMFFIHSFTAMESGFFLAMAFDRYVAICNPLHHTTVLTHIRIAKIGVAMVLRGVVFFSPHPILLKQLPYCRTRIIAHTYCEFMALVKLACADAGATKRYSISMAGVFGCCDASFIAISYVLILRAVFHLPSREARLKALGTCGSHVCVILVFYSTAGFTFLTHRFGFNVPPHIHIFIANMYLLVPPFLNPIVYGIRTKKIRDRVLGALRIKVV comes from the coding sequence ATGATCCTGGCCAATGCCTCCCAATTCTCACCATCCACATTCTTCCTGATGGGCATCCCTGGCTTGGAACACCTGCACACTTGGATAGGGATTCCCTTCTGCTCCATGTATATAGTGGCTGTAGCTGGGAATATGACCATCTTGGCTGTGGTTCGGGCAGAGCAAAGCCTACATGAACCCATGTTTCTTTTCCTGTGCATGCTTTCTGTCACTGACCTTGTACTCTCAACTTCCACCATGCCTCGCATGCTCTGCCTCTTCTGGTTTGGTTATCATGAAATTGCTTTTGATGCTTGCTTAACTCAGATGTTCTTCATTCATAGTTTCACAGCCATGGAATCTGGTTTCTTCTTGGCAATGGCCTTTGATCGCTATGTGGCCATTTGCAACCCACTACACCATACAACTGTACTTACCCATATCCGCATTGCCAAGATAGGTGTTGCCATGGTACTCCGAGGTGTGGTCTTTTTCTCTCCACACCCTATTTTGCTTAAGCAGCTGCCCTACTGTAGAACTCGAATAATTGCACATACATACTGTGAGTTCATGGCTTTGGTTAAACTGGCATGTGCAGATGCAGGTGCCACCAAGCGCTACAGCATCAGCATGGCTGGTGTTTTTGGCTGCTGTGATGCCTCCTTCATTGCCATTTCCTATGTTCTCATTCTccgtgctgttttccatctcccATCCCGTGAAGCAAGACTTAAAGCTTTGGGCACATGTGGCTCCCATGTCTGTGTAATACTTGTCTTTTACTCCACAGCAGGTTTCACCTTTCTAACCCATCGTTTTGGCTTCAATGTGCCCCCCCACATCCACATTTTTATTGCTAATATGTACTTGCTAGTGCCTCCTTTCCTTAATCCAATTGTTTATGGAATCAGGACCAAAAAAATTAGAGATCGTGTTCTAGGAGCATTGAGGATAAAGGTTGTCTGA